The Ornithodoros turicata isolate Travis unplaced genomic scaffold, ASM3712646v1 Chromosome31, whole genome shotgun sequence genome has a window encoding:
- the LOC135373767 gene encoding guanine nucleotide-binding protein G(q) subunit alpha-like, translated as MPPPVAMTCCLSEEAKLQKRVNEEIERQLNREWFEARRESKFLLLGPEEAGKTTFLKQVRLIQEGDARRDRVEHVRSVFQALIGALQRIVRAMDALGIPYKNPSNVENAMLVLSVRCETLEPPLTEPVSEALRRLWEDAGVRECYERRAEYGGLPPFLPDVHRVTCPGYVPSREDYLRVRTPSRGVLEYPFLLDECPVRLVDVGEQRSEPKKWIHCFQDVSAVIFVAPLSDYDDPGKMERARALFSTIVSSPWFAESHLLLLLNKKDLLEQKIERAPLGAYFPAYRGPPGDPKAAREFIRRTFADLNPERPVYFFFTCAIDTDDIRYVMPTLREIACLRSFPGRGRQPSDASSNAEAAVAAATAFTFPTT; from the coding sequence ATGCCGCCGCCGGTCGCCATGACATGTTGCCTCAGCGAGGAAGCTAAGCTGCAAAAACGGGTGAACGAAGAAATCGAACGCCAGCTCAATCGGGAATGGTTCGAAGCACGCCGTGAATCGAAATTTCTTCTGCTCGGACCTGAAGAAGCGGGAAAGACGACGTTTCTGAAACAGGTGCGTCTCATTCAAGAAGGTGATGCTCGTCGCGACCGCGTCGAACACGTTCGTAGTGTGTTTCAAGCTCTCATCGGAGCTTTGCAGCGCATCGTGCGCGCGATGGATGCATTAGGTATTCCGTACAAGAACCCGTCTAATGTGGAGAACGCAATGTTGGTTTTGTCGGTACGCTGCGAGACGTTGGAGCCTCCCCTGACCGAGCCAGTGTCTGAGGCCTTGCGTCGTCTTTGGGAGGACGCGGGTGTTCGCGAGTGTTACGAGAGGCGTGCAGAGTACGGTGGTCTGCCACCTTTCTTGCCGGACGTGCACCGCGTCACATGTCCTGGTTACGTACCGTCTCGAGAGGATTACCTTCGAGTTCGGACGCCGTCCCGCGGAGTTCTCGAGTATCCCTTTTTACTGGACGAGTGTCCCGTGCGTCTGGTCGACGTTGGCGAACAGCGCTCTGAGCCCAAGAAATGGATTCATTGTTTTCAAGACGTGAGTGCAGTGATCTTTGTGGCGCCACTTTCTGATTACGACGACCCCGGAAAGATGGAGCGTGCCCGAGCGCTCTTCAGCACCATAGTATCTAGTCCCTGGTTCGCCGAATCACATCTGCTCCTACTCCTCAACAAGAAAGACCTCCTGGAACAGAAGATCGAGCGGGCACCACTGGGAGCCTACTTCCCAGCCTACCGGGGTCCACCGGGCGATCCCAAAGCTGCCAGAGAGTTCATCCGTCGCACTTTCGCCGATCTCAACCCGGAGAGACCCGTCTACTTTTTCTTCACGTGTGCCATTGATACGGACGATATTCGTTATGTGATGCCTACCTTGAGGGAGATCGCCTGCCTTCGGTCTTTTCCTGGCCGAGGCCGACAGCCTTCAGACGCCTCAAGCAACGCAGAAGCCGCGGTGGCCGCGGCCACAGCCTTCACTTTCCCCACCACCTAG